Below is a window of Ananas comosus cultivar F153 linkage group 9, ASM154086v1, whole genome shotgun sequence DNA.
GGCATCACTTCACTTTATCCACTGGCCTATCTTTTCCATTAACTCCTTTTGCCACCCCATTTTCCCCAACATCCAGCGTTGCAGCTTCCACACACTACCTTCCCTCCTTTCCCCAACATTCCGCCTTTGCCATTAGCCAAGGCTAGAGCTTTGGCTAAAAGAAATGTTCATCACCTTGTATTCTCCAGGCTACTCGACAACCTTAATTACAAGAACACAGCATACACATAAACCAGAGACAAGGAAGAAAAACAGAATATTAGAGCATGCACAAACTCACTCTGTTAAAATTAGCGATCAAAGATAAAGGTACCCATCCCTGGTCATCCATGTTCTCCCGCAAGTAAGTATCTTTACACAAATTCTCAGTGCtgcaaaatgaaaaggaattcaGAATAAACAAACCATACTATATCAGCAGTAGAAACACATGTTCAGAGCCACACAATCACCTGAAGTAGTAATCTATCTGCCTCAGCAGCTTAGCTTGCTTAGGATCAATGGTGGGGAAAAACATTGCAGGCGGGGTTGCTGGAGAAGCGAGGAaaggcggcggaggtggaggtgtCGCAACATAGTACACGAGAGACGGCATTTCTGGCAATTCAAAGATACCATTGATGCGACATTAGTAATGAGGAAATACAATTGATCACTCTACCATAGCTGAATAACTTACCAGGAGGGAAGGGCATGGAGGCCTCAAAAGGCCGGACCTGTGGGGGATGGCCAAAGAATGGTGGTGGCACAAAGATAGGCGGAGGCGGCCTGATGTAAGGCGGAGCGCCCCGATGCTGCTGCGCGTGGAAATCCCTACCGTTCAAGCCACGGCCATAGCCATTAAATCCCCCGCGCCGACCGCCGTAGCCGCCACGCTGCGACCCACCACCGCCATTGTTGTTAAACCTCCTGTTACCGCCGTATCCGCGGTGGTGATCGCCGCCGGCCCTGTTGCCTTGCTCCGTGCTCCCATTGGCTGGGGCGCCGTCGCCCCTGTTGCCGTGTTCCACGCTCCCATTGACTGGGGCGCCACCACCCCCGAGACCGCCACGCCTCATGGATCTCTGTCGGGAAAGGGTTGAACTGTTTGGGGTCGAATTAGGGTTCGCATTAGTAGAGTTCCGCCGCGGGGAAGAAGTAGAAACCGAAGGTCCCTGATTAGAAGGATTAATACCCATTTTCTTAGATCAAAATGATCACGATttcaaaagaatcaaaaaaGATTTGAAAGAGATGCGACGATCTCACAGGGTTAGAGGCCGATCCATCCGAGATCTTCGCGAGatcggaggaggacgagggttTCAGCGAGGCCTTGGTGGACTCCGAGAGCGCGGGCCAGGAGTCGGCGTCGACGACGGGGCCCGCCTCGATCGCGCCATTCGAGGGCCGATTCCAAGCCGGCTTCTTCGCCGCCGATGATGCGcctgcggcggcggccggggctgcggaggaggaggcggagatcGCCTCAGATTCCGCAGGGACGATCGCGGCCGAGGGAGGCGGAGGGGAGGAGCTCGAGGAGGGCTCGCGATCGGAAGAAGCcatgggagaggaggagggttgggagggggagtgagATGGGGagaagctagggttagggtttggatcgGGAGGAGAGGGGGTGGGGGGGATTAGGGTTTCGTCGCTTCGCCTCGGGTGTGCATgggaaagaggagagagaaagagagggagagagggggagggggatcCGAAGATCGGATCGGAGCACGAGAGAGCGAGCGAGAGGGGGTCGAACCGTcgcgttctctctctctctctctctctctctctctctcNTATTTCACAGAAGAAATATCTGCAGCCTCGctcccccctctccctctctctctctctctctctctctctctctcttctctccgaTTTTGGAGAACTTCTTGTGCGCACCCGGTGCATCCGTACTCCCAGTGCACCGGAACTGctccgaaatgggtgaattgcAGCGCCAGTCCCTGAAGTAATATTTCACTCTAGTCCTCGGACTTCTTAGTTCAAGACCGATTTCCCCGAATTCTTATAAGAGTTGTTTTACTCGAGAATTTTTTGAATGTATGTAATTACAACTGcagtataattataattatataccGGTTCAGGTATAATATttagtttaataaatttagatcCAACTGTTGTAGGATGCAGCAGTTAAAACTCTctaatcattttttaaatagaaatttttttttatattgaagtCAATTTCACAACCACatacataaaatgataaaaaaaattaaaaaaatataattactcAACTACACGTAACGAAATAAATTATGAACTAGActgtaatactattaatagcatcaagctgttggtgctattaattttttagcccttggattgagaaatacgcggttaggatgatgcggGCCCCTTAagattaagtgggtggttgattgaatagtataatttaacgagtaaaaataatcaaagggttaaatctaacggtggaaaactcgatagtaccaaaccctttgtgctattaatagtatcccagccagactcataaattatttatacttatagTATTTTTCACTGCTTTCAATCAAATAAGAGATATACatagttatattttttaactgcCTGCAGCTCTaactataattatatttttaattatatcaaGCCACATGGTCCTTAAGATTTCATTtggtattttagaaaaatcagTTACTTAGTATGATAAAAAAAtctatcttatttattttagtaaaatataacatattgtaGAAACAGTACATATAATTTCGTCGATCTCAATGGGGAATGgagaaaaataacttttaataTTGAAATAGGTCTGACACTTtattaaatgttaaattataaaattttaagaactaaaataaaatttgaccaAAAATTTGCACACTAGTGATACAATATACACTTTCGGAAACTCCATCTTTCATCACCACCGTCCGTTTTGTGCGTTCGACGACCGTTGGAAGGTGAGGATCGAGTCATGAACAAGTGACACCGGTTCTACGAAATGTAcggatgcaccaggtgcacgaATACTCTCGCTCCTTAGTTTGTGTGGTTGTGGCGCTTTGTTACTGCCTTAACATAGGGGAACctggttcaccacgtcatccaCAGATGTGGTCTCTTTAGAATCACTATCACGCGAAAAGAAACATAGAATAAAGCTTATATGCAGGCGGTGCACGGGTTACATGGTGAACTAGGTCTATGttacaacttatatatatatatatatatcgttcTCAAGGTTGTTGGGGGGAACAACAGATGAGAATTTCTCTTTCGTAGTTGGGAAACGTGACAAATGTTTTTACAGGATCCTCTACAACAGTGGATGGACAAAATTACTACATCTGTCTactttgattatattttttagggGTGGAAGTGATTAGGATAAACTGCGATCAAATTCAACATGGGATTCGATAGGATAGGAGCATGAATCCGAATTCGCattcgaaaaaaataaattgtaactGCATGTGAAGatgatttcttaaaaaatctgGTACTCGACCGTTTCGCCCTCTAGTGATAAGAggaatattagtatatattgtCGGGAGATAAAGTAGTTTTATGTCGTGCTCATCATTTGTTTTACTATAAATTACATGTTAAATTGCGTTTGTATTTGGTAAAATGTTAAATTCTATTGAGTAAAATATAggtatataaagtttaaaaacaaGTGTAAATCTTTAATtatattgtgtgctttattcATACTAATTTTagtctatatttatatatgtatattattatataggggcaatttcatggatATCCCTCCCAAAGTCTTAAATATCATAGATACCCTtacaaagtttaaaatatcatctATACCCCTGTAAATACAGAAAATTATCATCAATACCCTTACTGTTAGTTATGTTAGCTTTACCATATTTATTAATTGGTTAAAGCtgggttaaattttaaaatgacttatttacccttaagtttctcttaagtaaaaatgtatgaagaccccctcaactatatgccattttgaaacacctccctcaactttcatttttttaggTGATATCccattaacttttagttttttaaaaaattaactaatttcagtgtataaaaaaatgagaattttttaattttttgataattttatcaaatctagtggctctatttatattttattgaataaataattatatataaaaatttaaataaaaaaaaatgttcaggAATTATCCATATTTAAATTCAGTTATACGTTTGGTCTATATTTAAACTGAAGCTGAACCGAAATCcgaaaccaaaaaacaaaaccaaaataagataaaaacatactatatataaaatataatttttatattttttaataattaatatatattaataatttaatttaatatgtatatattaaatactcaaatttaaatttacaaaaaatatcttgAAATACCTCTTAGTATTTCTACTATTAATAAGAGATAAAGGGTGAAAatggtattttgaaaatttaactcCGTTTCATACAGGCCTTAACGGATTTTAACTAAtggagggtatttatgataatttttaacatattgaagggtatttgtgatattatcaattttagaagggtattgatgaaattaatagtttctagaagggcatctatgaaattattcctaTTATATAAGGggtagagctattatgctatcggaagtatagaggatttgatactttcgattttttgactcttgaattaagaattgtacggttgggatgattgcggtccacTCAGGGTTGGGTAGAACTTTtaaagttgagtggtccccacaggataatagtattaatctaaaggttagaaatgattaaaaggaCTGATCTAAAGGTCAAAAAGTCAGAAACATAAGATCCTTTATACttctaatagcatagtagctctacttaTTATATAAGTCCAGCTACTAAACTATCGTCATTACTAAGCCCTtgatactattaagttttctgccgttagatctatggctctgatcatttccacccgttagattttactattcaacaaTCATCCGCTCAACCCTAGgaaatcactatcattctaaccgcacatcccttaatccaaaaacctaaaatctaatagcaccaagcgctttgtactattaatagtataatagcctaatttattattatatattattattacctaaATAATATTAGAATACAAATTCAACTCATATTGGAATCTAAATCTATTTTTGGCGGATATGGTAACGAAAGTTTAGTATTCAACACgtattcatatccgaattcgCATTCGAAGAAAATATGAATGTAGATATAATTTTGTCAAACTTCCTCCCTATTCGATCATTATCACCACTATATTTTTGCATTAattataagaatattttttttaccccGTGTCTCAATTACTCTCAAATTCTCTCTTGCATAAAAGATTTACATTGTCAATTTAGCActttaattctattttaaatagGCCATTTTATTAAGAtctttagttattttttaatggGAACATGTTAAGATAGTACACACAGGATAAAATGCaagagaaaattttataattaagtgtatatttatttaaaaaatattatcctTGTAGTAAATGTTGACACTCATACAAACTATTAATAAAGGTTTCTTTTTGTTAATTAGGATCCTAACAGGTAGATGGCCAAAGGGTAAAGAAGtcaattaaaaaatagcattttcaAAAGTTTTCCTCTTTCTTAGAATAAGTTGCCTAATTAATTTGTATTCATaccttttttagaaaaaaatatgttaaactcgttttaatttaaactcaatTTATGCTTAAGATAAGATTAAAACAACCGGATAGTAGGAATGACAATTTTTTTATCAGAAATGTTTCGGGATACGTCGATATATTGTTGATgtattcacatgcatatataaaaaagttagggtttagaatttaatGTATAATGGTGGTGTTTCtgatttaataataaaatttggaatttagtcATTAACATTTAAGTTATAATAAGGACACTGTTATGtcatcaatagtattctaaGGTACCTTATAGGATAATTGTACCAGCACTCTTTTTCATTATTTGTAAAGTTATAAAACTTATCTCAACCATTAACCATTTCGATTTGATTATCCCAACAATCACccaatttgatttaattatttgacatttcaaaattttaattttagtatctaatcttttaatttattcatttaaataatttgatagctttttagatataaaattcaaactaatggattactttaataaatatataattacgtaaattgcatattattaactaaatttataaagataaatgacatgctcaaattttaaaattaaaacgtCAATAATTGGCtcataaaaatactatttaatctttcaattgtTTAATTTAAGCCGGTCAACGATActcactttaaaatttaaatatattatttatttgtatagaTTTAATTTGCATTTTTCATACAActttcataattataaattaaaataaagaattagtttaaattttaaattcaaaataatattgaCTAATTTAAATCAGATAAATGAAAAGattatgttttataaaaaaaatatataatgaaaaGGGTCTAAAGTCCACGGTGACCTGGTATACACGGTCTACGCAATATAATAGTTTCTCCTATTGGAGAGCTAGTATACGCTTCTAGGACAGGAATTATACGTACACGCACCTGCAACGGAAAAATTCTATACTGTTACACTTTCACTACGTcattaataataaatcaattatatttctttttttcaaataaaaatatataataaaaatatttttttacaattatgatggaacatatattcttaaaaaattaatttgattgatttgttacgccacgtcactaatatacctgttgtattctagaatttttctctGCAACGAGCCTTATCACCGTTGGCTCAGATTTGAACGGTTTGTGATCAATCGATCAGGTTTCACTTGCATACAATATTCAAGGGCATCGGGAAAAAAGACTAGCCAATAATATAATGACACGTGTAACCAATAGAGCGGCTTGCTTTTTATATGCTTTTCAATCGTACGGCGAGCGCCCACACGCCCGACAGCTACCGACCAATCTTAAATGGACGGTGATGATGCATAAGAacgcctttttttttcttttctttttttttcgtagagaaaattttgaataatatttttattccgaGTTTTAACCCTATTATTAAGGATGTCAATgatatgaatatttaaaattttatccgaatccgaatccgaatgaaacggatatatccgatggatatggatataaaaaataaaaattcgacggacatggattcggatatggattttgattatacccgacccgaacctgaacccgaatttattttgtattatatatatatatatatatgagtccggctactatactcttatgagtatagagcctattatactgataaattttttactgttagatctaccctttaattattttcacccgttagattatactattcaaccaaccacccactcaaccctagggggcccactatcaagttaaccgtaaccactttcatcctaaccgcacattttttcatctgaacggtcgaaaatttatgagtacaaagggctctatactcataaaagtatagtagccccagccatatatatatatatttgatgttatatttgaatttgtattttaaaaatttagatttaatataatatattttaaaatattgaaaaaaaaataagtgtttcgggttcaaattttcgggttcgggttcgggttcgggtttcggattttttgtcgggttcgggtttggatatggatttttaaaatccgtcgggttcgggttcgggttcgggttcgggtctcgggtttggagtcgggttcagattcgggtttttaaaaatccgccccgattCCGATCCATTGACATCTCTACctattattatcatatatataaaactattttaaattttaggagtatcatgtaaaatatattctataaaatagttttttggctgaaaaagtattttttctctatttagtttttaaaaaataatttttttgtaaaaaaaatattttgattttaaaaaggATAGTATTTttagatttcaatttttttgtc
It encodes the following:
- the LOC109715300 gene encoding la-related protein 1C-like isoform X2, coding for MASSDREPSSSSSPPPPSAAIVPAESEAISASSSAAPAAAAGASSAAKKPAWNRPSNGAIEAGPVVDADSWPALSESTKASLKPSSSSDLAKISDGSASNPGPSVSTSSPRRNSTNANPNSTPNSSTLSRQRSMRRGGLGGGGAPVNGSVEHGNRGDGAPANGSTEQGNRAGGDHHRGYGGNRRFNNNGGGGSQRGGYGGRRGGFNGYGRGLNGRDFHAQQHRGAPPYIRPPPPIFVPPPFFGHPPQVRPFEASMPFPPEMPSLVYYVATPPPPPPFLASPATPPAMFFPTIDPKQAKLLRQIDYYFSTENLCKDTYLRENMDDQGWVPLSLIANFNRVVE
- the LOC109715300 gene encoding la-related protein 1C-like isoform X1 translates to MASSDREPSSSSSPPPPSAAIVPAESEAISASSSAAPAAAAGASSAAKKPAWNRPSNGAIEAGPVVDADSWPALSESTKASLKPSSSSDLAKISDGSASNPGPSVSTSSPRRNSTNANPNSTPNSSTLSRQRSMRRGGLGGGGAPVNGSVEHGNRGDGAPANGSTEQGNRAGGDHHRGYGGNRRFNNNGGGGSQRGGYGGRRGGFNGYGRGLNGRDFHAQQHRGAPPYIRPPPPIFVPPPFFGHPPQVRPFEASMPFPPEMPSLVYYVATPPPPPPFLASPATPPAMFFPTIDPKQAKLLRQIDYYFSTENLCKDTYLRENMDDQGWVPLSLIANFNRVRQLTDDIQFVMETVQLSSAVELQGDKIRRRYDWRNWLLPQPNNLSGTDLGLSSASTSSVDNTVVRLQAAELEGETNHTIGI